From the genome of Ammospiza caudacuta isolate bAmmCau1 chromosome 12, bAmmCau1.pri, whole genome shotgun sequence:
ACCTAGAGTGGGACAGGGGAACAGAGTCTGGAAGCTGGGGGGGGGACAGGGAAAgaagcattttctcttttcaaacaGGAATCCCCAACCCCCTTCCCTTTGCATAGAGCAGCTTTCAGGTGAGTGTGTCCTTCAGTCACCCAGGGGACACGGAGAGCAGTGGCTGTGACCCTGAGGGGGACAGGAGCAAGGCTGGGGACACggctctgctgccccagggctcgCACAAGGACACGAGGAACAGAACCAGCGACAACCCACCCTGAACCCTCCCAAGTGCCCTGCCCCAGGTGCAACAAGCCATCCAGATGtttaaaaaaggaatgaaacaggaaaaaaaaaaaaaaggtaaaaaaaccaaagaagaGCTGAGATGGAGGGAAAGCTCCCCAGGTCAGTGGAAGGAGGGCGGGAAGCGCCGCAGGGATGGATGGTGTCCGTGCCCTGCCCGGGGATCTAGCTGTCCTCGCCGTTCTCGCCCGGGCCCTTGATCAGCCGCTTCTGTCCCCGCTTGCCCACGGGCCCCCGGGGCTTGGCGAAGGCCTGCTTGAAGGCGTGCTGCTTGGGGTGCACCTCCTCGTACAGGAACTCCGCCGTCAGCTCCGCCCCGTCATCGATCTCGATCTGCACCGGGAAACCAAcagggctcagcagctcccTTGGGGTTCCATacatgtcacagacatcttttgtgaaaaatcctttccttaggatttttcctcctgaggagctgaggggCTTCATGAACAAGATGTAAACagtgattatctgctgctgtggaatgcaacaggtgcatctgtgattggttccatgtggttgtttctaattaatggccaatcacagtgagctggctcagacagagtccgagccacaaacctttgttatcattatttattttactattCTTAGCTAgacttctgatgaaatcctttcttctattcttttagtatagtttaaatataatatatattataaaataataaatcaagccttctgaaacatggagtcagatcctcatctcttccctcatcctaagacccctgtggACACAGTCACAGACACCCACTTTGGGGCACCCAGCTCCCCCCAGGCCCATCAGAGGGGTTGGATCACAGCCCcttggcagtgcccagccccatcACCTCTGGGGGGGTCACTCTCACCTTCTTGGCTATCTCCAAGCAGAACTCTTGCTCCACCGTGTCCAGCAACCGGCTCTTGCAGCTGGAGTAGAGCATGCGCTCCTTGATGCTGCACTTGTACCCGGGCATGGAGTAGATAAAGACTGCAAAAACAGAGCAGGGCTtgtggcactgcccaggcccATGGCCAGGGAGCACTGGCTGCATCCCACCCTGctcacagctcctccagcccagaGTGCCAGACAACATCCAGCAACAGAGGGTGAGCCATCCCATCCATCACCCCTCCCAAATCTCCCCTGGTGCCCCTGTGTCACCGACATCTTTCATAGAAgatcctttctttaggatttttcttcttgagaagctgagaggcctcaagaacaaaatgtaaaaattgattatctgctgctgtggaatgcaacaagtagaTCTTTGATTAGCCCATGttagatgtttgtaattaatggccaatcacagtcagctggctcggacaaagagccaagccacaagcctttgttatcattccttcctattctattctattcttagctagccttctgattaaatcctttcttttagtatagttttaatgtaatatatatcacaaaataataaatcaagccttctgaaacgtgaagtcagatcctcgtctctttgctcatcctgggacccctgtgaacaccatcacaccctGGCAACACCGGAGGAAAccaaaccaccaccaccaaatgCCCTGGAGCACCCAGAGACCTGCCCTGCACATGGCACCAAAGGGTTTGCAGCACCCACCATGAGAGGGAGCTGACTCGAGGCTCCCTATGCACCATCCCTATCCCCATCCCTGCTTGCTCCCCATGCAACCAGTGACCCAGGGAAAACAGGGATTGGCACAGGCTCAAACTGGCCTTTCCCAGTGCTGAGGCTCTCACCAACAGACTCCAGGTAATCTCCCTCGTGTGAGTGCTTGTACAGGAAGAAATGGTAGCGAGCAGAGTCCTGGGGGATCCTCTTGGGCAGGTCAGAGATCTCCGTGGGGCTCGTGTGCACCAGGTCGATGGTCTCCCGCTCCAGATCCAGCTTCTGatggacacaggggacagggagcaggtgGCAGtgagagacagcagcagcagaatgtggGGAGTGGGGCACAGAGAAGCCATGTGAGGGACCTACCAGCTGGATGTAGttgattttcttctgcttgaGAGCCTGGATGGCTTGCTGGGCGTCCAGCTGCAGGGGGAAGGCCAGGCCCTGCAGCGTCTGGTGCTTGCTCTCCACGCTGATCTCCGTCTTCACCTGGGGATGGAGACACCTCCAGCGTCAGGGCACAGTGAGAAagggtggggaagggaggaaCAGGAAAACCAGCTGGTTCTGCAGCTAAAGGCTTCTCATCCAAGGAGGTGTCTGACACCTGTCCCACAGGGATCATGGCATTAAACCATGGGAGTCAGCCAGGCTGAGGATGGTGGTGCCTGTCACCATCCCACCGCTCCAGGACatcacccagcccagccatgcACCCCCACACCTCCTGCTTCACTCTCAGCAAACCAGCTCAAAACCAACATTCCCCAGGgaatccctgcagggatgctgtgaCCAGCACAGGCACACCTCCTCTCTGATCATCTCCaactgcagcctgtgggtgacaggggaAGCCCTGGAGTCACAGCCCTCAGCTGGGCACCCCACCCTCCTCAGTGGGCTGTACTGCAGCAGACAGACATCCCTCCAACACCAGAGCTGGGGACTGGAGACCCACAGCTCACAAAGAGGCcagctgctgatttccccaCAACCCCTCCAAGGCAGAGCCTGCCAGCCATATCCCCAGCAAACCCCCTCGTCCAGGAGACCAAACCCCACTTCAGAGAGGGGAGAGAAGGAGATTGCAGAGACATTGAGtggctgcaggtggctccaggcagggtggggagcagggcagacACGGGGGCACACCATACCTCCTCGGGGTCGGGGTACTCTACCAGCAATGGGCAGCAGCAACAGCCCCCCACCATCTGCCACAGAATACAGGGACACGGGGTCACCCCATGGCAGAGGAGCCCCTcccacccccagaccccctccCAGGGAAGCACTCCACAACACTatcccagtgctctgcagtgAGCGTGGCTCCCTTTCCTTTGGGATCAGTTCTGGGGATTTTGGATAGAGTCCAAcctttatgggtttttttttttctttcttcatttcccTCCCCCTGAtagagaaaaggaggagaagtCAAGGCATGCCAAGAGAAACAcaagagctggagctgacatCTCCAAACcactgggcagcaccaaggtgGCTCCTGTTACAGGctgccctctgtccccacacagccccacaccctggggacaggatggaGCCAGATGTGTGCCCGGGGCAGAGCATGCAGGAAAACACTGCCAGGAGAGGGAGAGACCGGGCATaagccagcagagcagagcagagcagagcagggcagagctgcctaCCATCTCAGTGCTCGAGCCTTGGGAGCAGGAATCCTGAGGGAGCGTGGGGAGAGGAGACACACTGTCAATGGCACAGGAGGGGcgtgtgacagcagcagggagggacacaccagtgtgccaggagcagggagctgcagcaccccGGCTGGAGCAcaggccaggctgagcccagccgtgtgggcagggagagcagcaaaaACAACACAGGAGatgccagggcagcccccagcctggcATGCAGGGTCTCCAGGAACACCCCTGTGCACagtccatccctgccccatctcctcctgcctccccacTCAGGCTGGCCCCACTCCAGGGTCTGGAGGAGTTCCAGCACTTGCAGCAATAGCTTTTGGGCTATCCTCCACTAAGGAGCATATAGGGAAGGTTTGTGAGGGAAAAACATGCCCAGGCCTCTATCCATGCCCAGCATCCTGCAGGATGAGCATGGTGTTGATGTGCAGCTctcaggaaagggaaatgtttgCTCAGGTGGGCACCAATCCAGCTGACCTCCATCCCCCAGGTGCCCTGGCACCAGCAGGGCCTGAGGCAAGCACCCCTTCAGGGGTTCAGGACACACACGAGTTCCCCTGGTCCCATCCTGTGCAGAGGTGCAGCACAAGGACatgagcactgccagcacctccAGAGCCCCAGCTCTGTCTTCCATAAATGCAGGAAGGCCAGGAGAGCTACAGTGGGACCACAGAGACCTCAGCTCTGACAAAAAGCACACTGAGGTCCAAAAACACCAGGAAATGAAAATTTGTACTAGCAACATCAACTCCCCCATATAGCTCTGCATTTTCTACTCCTCCCCTTTACAATAACATTAAACTCTGGCCGCCTGGGCactccccagggcacagcctgggagcagTGCATGGGACAGATGAGCATGTGCCACATCCCAGCCTCCCAACCTTGCCAGCAGCTTGCCTGGAGGTTATTTCATCTCCTTTTCTTTAGGTGagattttctcctcctcttccctcctccctgctgtgcctgaCCCTGCCTGAGGAGCACTTCTCTGTGTTATGGCAAATTTCCTCATGGGAGGGTTCTGGtgaagcaccagcagcactgtggggcagctgtgaaggacACACTGCAATGGCACCCCCAGCTTTGTTTCTCCTCAAttctcctgcctcctgtcccagccccaaggctgccttcCTCTGCCCCATGGGCACACCAGTGGGATGTGCCATTTCTGATCCTGCACCACTTGTACAAAGCCTCCCCAGGCGTGGGTGTTGAGCTCAGTGCCAAGCTCAAAGCTGTTTCTTAGCCCACGGTCTGTGACAACCATCAGCTCAGTAATGCTGGCATTCTCCAGCTAGtaaaaatatacacacatatatatatagcagTGGCAAATTTCCATGAGCTCCCACCCAGCTATCAGAAAGGGGGTAACTCATGGCATCACCTGTGCCCATGCAATCCTCAAACCACAGCCTCAAACCTGCTGTGCCAAAGGCtgggcagctccctggggatgTGCCAACCTTAGTCCTTCCTTGCTCGGTGTCAAAGGCCACTCTGCTGCCCTCACCTTCCCTTTGGGCTGTCCTGCCCTCACCATGCCCTCTCCACACTCACCTGGTGGCTGGGGAggagcccaggcagctgctcctgaccaGAAACACAACCATGAGTGGGGTGAAGGCTGCAAGTCTGCCCAAGGCACCTTGGAGGCTGTGAGTCAGCAGAGTGACAGGGGAGGGAGTggggcccagcagcagctccaggtgaggagcccagcacagcccttgtGGGCTGGTGGCTTTTAAAGAAaccatgtccctgtgccatTTCTGAAAGCCATGGGGATGCACAGGGCCCTGGAGCCTGCAAGCTGCAGGCAATGAACAAGGCTGGGAGCATCACTGCACCACGATGTGACACCCACACAGAGACCCCTCAGCACACCCAGCATGTGCCTGCTTCCCACCTTTAAACCCAAGGCAAAAATATATCCATTTTCATCTCTTTCTCAATGTCAGTGACTCCTCCCTGTGGCCCAGGCTGACACAGGGGACCATGTACCCTTAAAATAACCCCAACAaaccagacagcagcagcacctccatcCAGGAGCTGCACCTCACAAAGGCAagggtgggagggaaggagagtgAGGCAGATCAATGAGTATCACAAGCACCACTTACCTGGGCCATACAGCCCTGTCAGACACACCCAGCAGCCCCCCAAACTACTCAATCCTGCAGCACAGGCCAGACAAGGGGATGGCAGACCACAGAATCAGCTGAGTCCAAAGGGACCCTCAAGAATCATTAATTTCAGATGTCCCAAGGTGCCAAACAAACCACACAGTCACTATCAGCACCTCTCTCTTCTCCATGAGCATCTCCTTGGATCCTGCAGAACAAATCCTGCcctccaggctgggagctgggataaCTCCCCTAAGACCCACCAGGTGGACAGCACCCCTTGGTGGCATCTCCCAAATGTCCCTCCACTTTTCCCCCTGCAGACCTGCTGTGGCAGGGGGAGATcacccccagagctgcttggACAGGCAGAAACCTCCTGCATCTGTGCTATCAATGAATGCCATGGGGCTGGTTGGCTTCACACCTCACACAATGTCCTGATCCACCCTGAgagccacagccccagcacaggcacaggacAGGGATGCTCCTCCAGAGAGGAAAGCTTTCTAAGGGAAATTCCCCAATCCCAAAACAAAATGCTGCTTCCAAGTGGTCACCCCAACAGTGAGCACACCCCATTTTGTGCCTCAGTGTGTCACAGCACCACAGAGGCTGTGAAAGGCCAGCAGGGAGCAATGGTGACACAGCCTTGTGCGCCCCCAGCCCTACCCTGAGCCACTTCCACATCCTTCCAGCACATAAACCCCAAATACAGGCTAAGATCTGTAATTCTTGGGACAGCATCCCTCATAGAGATAGAGGAAGTGTATGGGAGAGGATGCTGCTGCAGTCCAAAGATAAGCCTGAATTCTTCCTGCTTTCCCTATCCTCAaactcagctctgcttttgctCCAATACCCAATATAGGTTAGAGACCTGCTTTCAGCCCCAAATCACTTGTGACTGTCAGCAAAACACAGTCCTGAGCTCATGTCcaagcaaggggaaaaaaagagaagtgtaAATTCCTCTTTATGCTACCAGTCTGACTGGTGAGGGTGCTCATCCACCTTGAGAAGGAATGGTTTAAATGCCAGAGAGTGAAGTAAAAATGAGCCATCCCTTTAAGCTGAACGCTCACCCCCTGCATCCTCCATCCATTTGTGCCCAGAGGGCCTCAGGCTCCTCTCTCTGGGCTGGTGGATACCCACCCCTCATGGACACTCTGCTGGTCACCCTGCTGGACATCCACCCCTGCTGGACACCCTAATGGACACCCACCTCTGCTGGACACCCAGCTGGTCACCCTGCTGGACATCCACCCCTGCTGGacatccagccctgctggacaCCCATTGTGCTGTTGGACACCATCCTGCTGGACACCATCTCTGCTGCACACCCATCCTAGCTGTTGGACACATCCTGCAGCACACTTAGCCCTGTTGGACCACTCTGTAGCACACCACCCCAGCTGATGGACATCATCCCTGTTGGCCACCATGTGCAGCACACCCATCCCTGTTGGCCACCCTgcagcacacccagccctgttGGACACGATCCCTgcagcacacccagccctgttGGCCACCCTgcagcacacccagccctgttggacaccatccctgcagcacacCCATCCCTGTTGGCCACCCTgcagcacacccagccctgttggacaccatccctgcagcacacCCACCTCATTGATGCggatctgctgcagctcctgctcggCTGCGGTCAGCGGGGcgggggcagagcaggaggataCGTGCTTCTGGTACCCACTCAGGGACACGTCCTCCTGcagacagggcacagggcagtgtcacaggggtcactgctgcagggctggctgtgcccccagccttCAGCCGAGTCTGAGCGACCCAGAGAGTCTCAGGCTCCCTCCTGACCAGCAGGACCAACCGTGAGGCTCTCGGATTCCTCCATGCAAATCCCAGACTTCCTTCGTCTGTTGTGACACCCTGCCCATCCCCAGTCACCCATGGCTGTGGCAGTGGGCTCCTCTGGCTGTTTCATGAGGCTCATGAGCATGGAAGTgagagggaaaggcagagcccatagcccaggagcagcagagggactTTGGAGAAGAGCAGGAATGCTCCCTGGCTCCCACCAGCACTGATGGCCCTGGCCgtgcagctccctctgcccatggaaggggAGGAGAAACCTCCTTGCAAGGCAGGGCTAACCCCAGtgagaagcagctctggctgctggagTGACACTGCCACCACCTGGCACCACTGCTGCCATTCAGCACAAAGCTCCACATCTCACAGCCTCCCTCccacctctcccagctccccatCACAgaccaggctgtgcaggcaggagagagcagcaCTGGTCACGCAGGGAGCAGTGTGGAGCACCagcaccctgctgctccctcagcacaCACCAGCATCCCACACCCAGCACGCTCacactgagctctgggcaggctctgaAGCTCAGTCAgaccccagggctgcccagacCCAGCACGGTACCTTCACTGTGCCAAACATCTCGTCCTTTATGTGCCCCCCGCCAAACTCCTTCTTCACCGTGGCTCTGGTGGCAGCATAGAGCATCTTCAGCCGGACCTGccgggacaggggacactgctggcacacagggggacactgctggcacacaggggaCCCAGTGCTCACAGCCACCACCCCACCACAGGCTCCAcacctcagcctctcctggcagCACCCACCGAGCCCCTGGCTGGGTCTGAGTTTTAatggcagcatccctgggcagggaTCAGCTGGGAAAACCCACCAGCACTatttctggggctgcagcctTGCCAAGAGCTGCCCACAACCCAGCAGTTTATTCCATGCTTTGCTTTCCAGTCTCTGAGCTCCAGAGCACCATTTCCCACCAGCACCTGGGTTAGAGGAGGCACAAATACCACAGACCCACTCAAAAGTGCCTTTTGCCTTTGTCACTTCTATTGCATTGTTCTGCAAAATGCAGGGAAGAGCTCTGGCAagtgctcctgggcacactgtGCTTCTGCAGTGAGAGCCTCTGTGGTTTGTTGAAAGatatacatattaaaaaaatatattattacatATACACCTGTGTATGTACATGTACACATGCACAAATATGCACATGCTTATAAAATTACATATATATCACTtgtatacatatttttatatatgtgttGCACTTATATACACTGGTGCACTTATATacaaattttttatatatttttatatatgtgaCCAGTGCATGTATTAACGTGGCAGTAAATCTATCTGGCTTATAGATTACAATAAATATATAACAAATAAATACATAggaatatatatacacatatatgtataatgtatacatatatatgtatacatgtatatatatatacacacatatatatacatacacatacatatacatacatatatatatatatatatgtatatatgtatatatatatttgtatatatatatatatatatatatatatacaaatatgtATATAGTTAACACATCAGTAAATTTCAGCTGATGTGCTCAACAGGATGGCATTTCCAAGCTGTGCCACTGACATCCTCTAAACCTGCTTCTCTTCTAACCAGCCCTTTTGTGTCATCCTCCACCAGCTGATTTTGGAGCAAGGCCTGGAGAAGGGCTGGCAGCCACTCTGCATCAGCCTCagacagagcagggccaggctggaggcaaaTAAGGGtcagtgccagctcctgccagcaatGGTCAGAGCCATGGTGGGATGAGTCCATCCTGGCCTCATGGTCCACACCATCCCCCCCTCCACATCCCGGCTCTtccacctcctcactggcactGAAACAGGACAGagacacaatcccagtgtatCTCTTTGTGTCTTTGTGTCTTAAaaattccccatccccacagcagcctccGTTTCTCAGCACCAGGGTGTGAACgctcctctccagcccagggcacacacagTCCCCTTGGCCAgcaccccctgtccctgtccctgtccccaggtgggtGCCCGGGGCTCACCGGGGAGCTGTCTGGGGACCAGGAGATGAAGAGCCACTCGTAGCCCTGGGCGTTCTGGCTGTCCAGGCGGTACAGGACgtagcagggctgctgctcatccagcaggggcagcaccagGGTGTCATAGTCGGTGTCCCAGCGCCGGGACAGCTCCTTGTGGGCTCCCAGCACGAGCTGCTCTGCAAGGAGAACACAGCAGAGGTGGGGTTAGAccaaagcaggagctgctctgcaaggAGAACACAGCAAAAGGGGTGTCACACCAAAGCAAGGCTCATCTCCAGGACCAGGTGGTGGTTCATGGCAGCTCCACCCCCAACAGTGATCTGTACTGCACAAGAACAAATTGTGACCTCAAGCCACGTGCAGGAGCGTACATTCCCACCAGGAGAGACCGTGGGGCTGTGGCTGTTTGTAGGGCTGGTTTTCTGCCAGCTTCCTGTCAAccatctcttcccctcctgtGTTTCTCACCAGCAGAATGTCCTCTCTGCTGATCACCTGTGgcttccttcccttctgctccctccagctctgcagtctCACCCACCCCTCCTCACTCACAAGAGCTCCCCCACCCCACCTGGACAAGCCCCAGGGTCACAGGAAcacctcagcagggacacagagaacCACCAACATTTTGGGAGCTGAGAACAGTAATGGTCTCAGCAAAATCCAGGGTGGTGCCAAATCTGCTCTCACTGGATCCCCTGTAACCTCACAGGGGCCAAAATCAGAGCTGATACCCAAAGTCCatggctgtgggcagcagggatgtCCCACAGTCCCCAGCCTGGAGGGGACCATGCTGCAGGAGAGCCCCAGCCTCTGGGAACAACCTGTGCACTCCACACACACCTCAGGGCATCATTTTCAGTGGCAGTGGGACTGGGAGCCCtgtgagctgggcactgctcagctgggactCAAACACTGGTGCAGGCATCCCACAGACATGAATCCACACCCTGGCAAGGGCCAAGTCAAGCTTTGGGATGGCTGGGTGGAAGACTGGGGTTGCTGGAAAACAGCCTGTATTTTTACTCCATCTGTAGCTGCAGAAAGGTCTGGGGGGAGATTACAGCACTCAGAACAAGACGTAGGAAATTCTGGGGGtactaaagaaaaatgttttggggCTTTGGGCAATTTGCACTTGAGGGcatgccctgccagggcctctgcccactgggagcaccctggctggggcacagccctctccctcccagcccactcagctcagcagctccagatCTCACGGCAGGAAAgcttttaaggaaaataattgaggaatgaagggtttggggggaattaCCCACCCCTTGTTCCCACCCATGCCCTGTGACAGCAgtgccctcccctgcccagcactgccctggcatCTGCCACCACCACTCAATCCAGTTATTTCTGCATGGGTGGCACGAGTCACTGGTTCAGTAACAAGGCCAGCAGAGAGCAAGGTGCTTGCACCTTTTGCAAAACTACCTGTTTGGAGAAAGGGAAGCACAAAAACCTCAGTGTACTcctaaaataaacacaaagctCTGCGAATGGATTTGTGCATCACAAAGAAGAAACTGCAGGGGGATTTCGCAGGGCCAAACCCACTGGCAGCTCGAGGGTATCTCTGTAAAACAAACCAACACCTCTCACACAGCAATCTGTGCTGAGTCACCCGGGCTATTCCGGGCTGTGACTCAGCCGGACCCCGGCcggagctgggagctggcagccctCACCTTTCCCCGAGCTCTCTGCAGCTTGCTCAATCCATTCAGGGACaaattcccttccctgggcagtgtcagAAAGGGGAAACTCGGAGCAGACGCCCTTCAGCAGAGTGACAGAGTTACACTGGCTGTGTCGGGCTCTGTTTGTCCCAGGAgttgctgctggaaaagcagagccGGGAGTGTTTCTGGCCCTCGAggtgcccccagcactccctgccctgctctgaaatgCCTCTGtagccctgcctgcagctctgctgggtgcCAACTGCAAAACTCAGGGCACACCATCACCTGTGAGTGAAGAAATGCAACCAACAGGGGAGTCCACAAAACCAATCTTGTCCCAGATCCTGCCggcagtgaggagcagagcaTCATCTAAAAACAGCTGGGGCACAAGCTGGGAAACTGCTGCTGAGCCTTGGTGCACATCCTGCTCCCCAACTCCCTCCTCTATCCAATCTCAGCTCTTCCCAGTAGCCctccaaaggaaaaacaacctCTCAAATTGCTGCCAAAGTGTCACTCAGCCACAATGGTGgccttggagctgcctggaCACAGAGTATCTGCCATGAGGTTCCTTGCACCATCTTCCTCTCCTTCTATtcactgctgcctgctccaaAATGCCCCAAGACAAATTCTCTACAGGGCAAAAGGTGCTGCAGCCATCCAGCAGAGAGGGAGGCTCCCTTTGCACATCCCCTGTCCAGGCAGGGCAGCTGGCATGTCCTCCCCAGGACACCTCCCTTCCAGGGTGAgcatctgtctgtctgtgacACCTGCCTGGCCACTCTGAGTGCCCAAGGGTCCTTCTCTGCTGGGTACCAcaggctggtgtcccctgtgtgacagcacagggctggccctgctgctgacaatgacagataaaaaaaatccctttcagTCACAGCAAAAATGGTGGGAAATGTTTTCCACTGGTGATAAAACATCTCTCTTGTTGGCATCAGCAGCCACAACACAAAACCAACAGAACAAGCCCTGAGCATCCCAAGTCCAGGCTTAGGGACAGGCATGATTATCCTAACACAAACCTGACTCcacttttgaaaagcaaaagaagctGAGAGCACAAAATTGTTGTCAAAGACACTCCTGAGAAGCCATGTGGGTGTTTCACCCCCCAACAGTGGGGACCTTGCCAAGGCCAAAGCCAacactgctgagccctgctgcagtTCCACTGGTGTGTCCCATGCATTTCCAGTCACGCTGCTCTTCTGAACAGGACATTGTGGCCTCTCCAAAGGTCAGGTGGGCTCCTTATGACCACAGGCTCCTCACAACCCCATCCACCTGGGTGATTGCACTGGTGGCCCACCCAGGGCAGGTGGTGACAGCAGCTTGGCAGGGCAGCaatgtccctgctgctgctgctggagaaacaAGTCATTCATATGCAATTGTATGAGGCTGAGGTGATGGAAAACCTACACCAGGGCAGCTCCCCACCC
Proteins encoded in this window:
- the TWF2 gene encoding twinfilin-2 isoform X2, with amino-acid sequence MRDLMHLGLSRSTLAVAQLGFVSGLFVPGFSKSPCLEATTELRDFFAKARNGSVRLIKVIIEDEQLVLGAHKELSRRWDTDYDTLVLPLLDEQQPCYVLYRLDSQNAQGYEWLFISWSPDSSPVRLKMLYAATRATVKKEFGGGHIKDEMFGTVKEDVSLSGYQKHVSSCSAPAPLTAAEQELQQIRINEVKTEISVESKHQTLQGLAFPLQLDAQQAIQALKQKKINYIQLKLDLERETIDLVHTSPTEISDLPKRIPQDSARYHFFLYKHSHEGDYLESVVFIYSMPGYKCSIKERMLYSSCKSRLLDTVEQEFCLEIAKKIEIDDGAELTAEFLYEEVHPKQHAFKQAFAKPRGPVGKRGQKRLIKGPGENGEDS
- the TWF2 gene encoding twinfilin-2 isoform X1, which codes for MTHQTGIHATTELRDFFAKARNGSVRLIKVIIEDEQLVLGAHKELSRRWDTDYDTLVLPLLDEQQPCYVLYRLDSQNAQGYEWLFISWSPDSSPVRLKMLYAATRATVKKEFGGGHIKDEMFGTVKEDVSLSGYQKHVSSCSAPAPLTAAEQELQQIRINEVKTEISVESKHQTLQGLAFPLQLDAQQAIQALKQKKINYIQLKLDLERETIDLVHTSPTEISDLPKRIPQDSARYHFFLYKHSHEGDYLESVVFIYSMPGYKCSIKERMLYSSCKSRLLDTVEQEFCLEIAKKIEIDDGAELTAEFLYEEVHPKQHAFKQAFAKPRGPVGKRGQKRLIKGPGENGEDS